From the Bacteroidales bacterium genome, one window contains:
- a CDS encoding SDR family oxidoreductase, which produces MKDKVVIITGASSGIGKSLAQVYGSRGSKVVLAARNLEQLKAVAAGIEADGSEVLIVQADVSIEADCKRIIDETIHKFGRIDILINNAGISMRAIFRDLDLSVMRRLMDTNFWGTVYCTKYALPHLLKSKGTVVGVISVAGHIGLPGRTGYSASKFAVRGFLDTLRVENLRNGLRVLVVAPGFTASNIRKTALTANGMEQGETPLNEKSLMSAERVARRIYKAVKNHRRQLILTFFEGKLAVFLKQWFPRLVDWQTYRHMAKELNSPFK; this is translated from the coding sequence ATGAAGGATAAAGTAGTGATCATTACAGGTGCCTCTTCCGGAATCGGGAAATCGCTTGCCCAGGTCTATGGATCAAGGGGTTCAAAAGTGGTATTGGCTGCCCGGAACCTGGAACAGTTAAAAGCAGTTGCCGCCGGAATTGAAGCTGATGGATCTGAAGTCCTGATTGTTCAGGCAGATGTTAGTATTGAAGCAGATTGCAAAAGAATCATTGATGAAACCATTCATAAGTTTGGGAGAATCGATATACTGATCAATAATGCCGGGATTAGTATGCGGGCCATATTCAGGGACCTTGACCTCAGTGTCATGCGTCGGTTGATGGATACAAATTTCTGGGGGACTGTATATTGCACCAAATATGCTTTACCCCATCTGCTCAAATCGAAAGGCACGGTTGTAGGTGTGATATCCGTAGCCGGACATATTGGCCTTCCAGGTAGGACAGGATATTCAGCTTCTAAATTTGCTGTCAGAGGTTTCCTTGATACACTGAGGGTTGAAAACCTGAGAAATGGTTTGCGGGTTTTAGTTGTAGCACCTGGTTTCACTGCATCGAATATCAGGAAAACAGCGCTTACTGCCAATGGAATGGAACAAGGAGAAACACCCCTGAATGAAAAATCATTGATGAGTGCCGAAAGGGTGGCAAGAAGAATTTATAAAGCCGTAAAAAATCATAGAAGGCAATTAATCCTTACCTTTTTCGAAGGTAAATTAGCTGTCTTCCTGAAACAATGGTTTCCCCGCCTGGTCGATTGGCAAACCTATCGTCATATGGCGAAGGAATTGAATTCACCATTTAAATGA
- a CDS encoding nucleoside deaminase has product MRLAIQLAGENAEKGNGGPFGAVVVKNGEIVSACANRVTSSNDPTAHAEVVAIREACTKLNTFDLSECEIYASCEPCPMCLGAIMWARIEKLYFAASREDAAKAGFDDELFYRELSLPVEKRKLPVSQLMQQEAIHVFDQWNENPYKIEY; this is encoded by the coding sequence ATGCGGTTAGCCATACAATTGGCCGGGGAAAATGCAGAGAAGGGAAATGGGGGACCATTCGGAGCGGTAGTAGTTAAGAATGGAGAAATTGTTTCTGCCTGTGCCAATCGGGTCACTTCAAGCAATGATCCAACAGCACATGCAGAAGTTGTTGCTATCAGGGAAGCTTGTACTAAACTGAACACATTCGATCTTTCAGAGTGTGAAATATATGCCAGTTGTGAGCCTTGTCCAATGTGTCTTGGAGCTATTATGTGGGCCAGGATTGAAAAGCTTTACTTCGCTGCCAGCAGAGAGGATGCAGCAAAAGCCGGGTTTGATGATGAGTTGTTTTATCGTGAACTCAGTCTTCCTGTAGAAAAGAGAAAGTTGCCGGTTTCGCAACTCATGCAGCAGGAAGCCATCCATGTATTTGACCAATGGAATGAAAATCCTTACAAAATTGAATATTAG
- a CDS encoding leucyl/phenylalanyl-tRNA--protein transferase, with product MAIPISKKELNFPDPDEADDSGLLAVGGDLSIERLKLAYSNGIFPWYEEGMPILWWSPDPRMVLFPKKMIISHSLKQVIKKNSFTITFDREFEKVIDECSVTPRKEQEGTWITREMKSAYLRLHEAGFAHSVEAWLDNKLVGGLYGVSLGRAFFGESMFHKETNASKVALFHLVERLMEWEYEIIDAQVYTNHLESLGGELIPRDQYLRMLEKALVKPGRIGLWEF from the coding sequence ATGGCTATCCCAATTTCGAAGAAAGAGCTTAATTTCCCTGACCCAGATGAGGCCGATGATTCCGGATTGCTGGCGGTTGGCGGTGATCTGAGTATTGAAAGGCTCAAACTGGCTTATTCAAATGGTATTTTCCCCTGGTATGAAGAAGGGATGCCGATCCTTTGGTGGTCACCAGATCCCAGGATGGTATTGTTTCCAAAGAAGATGATCATATCTCATAGTCTTAAACAAGTTATAAAGAAAAACAGTTTTACCATCACTTTTGATCGGGAATTTGAAAAAGTGATCGATGAATGTTCTGTAACTCCTAGAAAAGAGCAGGAAGGCACCTGGATAACCAGGGAAATGAAATCGGCATATTTAAGACTTCATGAAGCCGGATTTGCCCATTCCGTTGAGGCATGGCTGGATAATAAGTTAGTCGGAGGTTTATATGGGGTATCCCTGGGAAGGGCATTTTTTGGAGAATCAATGTTTCATAAGGAAACGAATGCATCCAAAGTTGCGCTTTTTCACCTGGTTGAGCGACTCATGGAATGGGAATATGAGATCATCGATGCCCAGGTCTATACGAATCATCTTGAAAGCCTGGGAGGAGAATTGATACCCAGGGACCAGTATCTCAGGATGCTTGAAAAAGCTCTTGTAAAGCCTGGTAGAATTGGTCTTTGGGAATTCTGA
- a CDS encoding aspartate aminotransferase family protein — translation MLTNRQLFLQNLAQTSDSPIGLEIERAEGIYLYSTTGKRYADLISGISVSNTGHRHPKVIAAIKEQLDHYLHLMVYGEYIQAPQVKLASRLAGLLPASLSSTYLVNSGSEAVEGALKLAKRFTGRREIISFYGAYHGGTHGSLSIMGDERLKKPFYPLLPEVRHLTINSPEDLNLITEHTACVIIEPVQGEAGVIKANQEFLKALKDRCVKCGALLIFDEIQTGFGRTGSLFAFEQLGVIPDILLLAKGMGGGLPIGAFISSEKIMASLSHDPALGHITTFGGNPVCCAAALANLEVILEEDLLSFVSSKESLFRESLEGLKGVMEYRSAGLLIAVEMENFQKVKGVIDYCLEQGVIVDWFLFNDRSIRIAPPLTITLEEIRESCIILKDAFNRAE, via the coding sequence ATGTTAACTAACCGGCAACTCTTTCTTCAAAACCTTGCCCAGACCAGTGACTCACCAATTGGTCTTGAGATTGAACGTGCAGAAGGAATCTATCTTTATTCAACCACTGGAAAGCGATATGCGGACCTGATATCCGGGATTTCCGTCAGCAATACAGGACACAGGCATCCTAAGGTGATCGCTGCAATCAAAGAGCAACTCGACCATTATCTGCACCTGATGGTATATGGAGAGTATATTCAAGCCCCCCAGGTAAAATTAGCTTCCCGACTAGCAGGGTTATTACCCGCTTCACTCTCCTCTACTTACCTGGTGAACAGTGGAAGTGAGGCTGTAGAAGGGGCTTTGAAACTTGCAAAGCGATTTACAGGAAGAAGAGAAATCATTTCCTTTTATGGTGCGTATCATGGTGGAACTCACGGAAGCCTAAGTATCATGGGTGATGAAAGATTAAAAAAGCCATTTTACCCCTTACTTCCTGAAGTCCGGCACCTGACGATCAACTCTCCTGAAGACCTTAACCTGATCACCGAACATACAGCCTGTGTCATCATTGAACCTGTTCAAGGTGAAGCAGGCGTAATCAAAGCCAATCAAGAATTTCTGAAAGCTCTAAAAGACAGGTGTGTAAAGTGTGGGGCATTACTCATTTTCGATGAAATTCAGACAGGATTCGGACGGACCGGATCACTTTTTGCCTTTGAACAATTGGGGGTTATTCCGGATATCCTGCTGCTTGCTAAAGGTATGGGAGGTGGGCTGCCCATCGGAGCATTCATATCATCTGAAAAAATCATGGCTTCCTTAAGTCATGACCCTGCCCTGGGACATATAACTACTTTCGGTGGAAACCCGGTTTGTTGTGCTGCTGCATTGGCTAACCTTGAGGTAATCCTGGAAGAAGATCTTTTATCATTTGTCAGCAGCAAAGAATCCTTGTTCAGGGAATCACTTGAAGGATTGAAAGGTGTCATGGAGTATCGGTCAGCCGGGTTATTGATAGCTGTTGAAATGGAAAATTTTCAAAAAGTAAAGGGTGTGATAGATTACTGCCTGGAGCAAGGGGTCATCGTCGACTGGTTTTTATTTAATGACAGATCTATCCGCATTGCACCTCCACTGACTATTACCCTGGAGGAAATCAGGGAATCATGCATCATCCTGAAAGACGCTTTTAACAGAGCTGAATAA
- a CDS encoding alpha-L-fucosidase, with translation MHLRKWKIAFSLLFLPVLLLQGQEEYTGNPAVTVPENCSPERVAEIAATVTPALRQLKWQQMELTTFLHFSPNTYYDQEWGKGNEDAARFNPAQFDANQWVKVCKEAGSKCIIITAKHHDGFCLWPSKYTSHSVAASPWKSGKGDILRELSDACHKAGVGFGVYLSPWDRHEPSYGSEAYNTFFLNQLTELLTQYGKVTEVWFDGACGEGPNGKKQVYDWAAYYSLIRKLQPEAVIAVMGPDVRWVGTESGYGRETEWSVVPMDLSNQEDIAGNSQQSASSEGFIPSGDMTNQDLGSREIIAKSRNLIWYPSEVDVSIRPGWFWHESENERVKTAEKLLDIYFNSVGKNSVLLLNIPPDQRGLIHENDIASLNGWRYAIDNTFKINRAEKSQIHISGSPGNINGSYLFDRNDASDILLPTEKECTIDFDLGESQTFDVLMLQENIRIGQRIEKFRFDAKVEGKWKNLCRGTTVGYKRLLRFEAVTAQEVRLIIEQSRLAPALSEFGLFIQPPSVQAQPATATFKDSVRVTLSSPLKGVNIYYTIDGSNPDINDIPYEQPILLQKTTKLKFVAISSEGIQGFCTSADYGKSSYNIRLENAADPRYDGGGPMGLTDGIRGSMDHADGRWTGFPGKNLEATIDLGINKPIEKIGISFLEETASWIFKPQQVAILVSDDGVAFKEIYSISNDPPTKDQSTRFSVSTSYHGEARYIKIIATPQNPVPNWHPGAGTSAWIFADEISIE, from the coding sequence ATGCATCTCAGGAAATGGAAAATTGCTTTTTCCCTCCTATTTCTTCCTGTTTTATTGTTGCAGGGTCAGGAGGAATATACAGGTAACCCGGCTGTTACAGTCCCGGAAAACTGCAGCCCGGAGAGAGTTGCAGAAATTGCAGCCACTGTTACTCCTGCTTTGAGACAATTGAAATGGCAACAGATGGAATTGACTACATTCCTGCATTTTTCCCCCAATACCTATTATGATCAGGAATGGGGGAAAGGGAATGAAGATGCGGCCAGATTTAACCCCGCGCAATTTGATGCCAATCAATGGGTTAAGGTGTGCAAGGAAGCAGGATCAAAATGCATTATTATTACTGCAAAGCATCATGATGGATTTTGCTTATGGCCTTCAAAATATACCAGTCACAGTGTTGCTGCAAGTCCGTGGAAATCCGGAAAAGGTGATATCCTCAGGGAATTGTCGGATGCATGTCATAAAGCCGGGGTTGGATTTGGTGTTTATCTCTCACCCTGGGACCGTCATGAGCCAAGCTATGGAAGTGAAGCTTATAATACCTTTTTTCTGAACCAGTTAACAGAACTTCTTACTCAATATGGCAAGGTCACTGAGGTGTGGTTTGATGGTGCCTGTGGTGAAGGTCCCAATGGAAAGAAACAGGTTTATGACTGGGCAGCATATTATAGCCTGATCAGGAAATTACAACCTGAAGCAGTAATTGCGGTGATGGGTCCTGATGTGAGATGGGTTGGAACGGAGAGCGGGTATGGCAGAGAGACAGAATGGTCAGTAGTTCCCATGGACCTTTCCAACCAGGAAGACATTGCCGGTAACTCTCAACAATCAGCCAGCAGTGAAGGTTTTATCCCAAGCGGCGATATGACGAACCAGGATTTGGGAAGCCGGGAGATCATTGCTAAATCAAGAAACCTTATCTGGTATCCTTCAGAGGTGGATGTCTCAATTCGTCCAGGTTGGTTTTGGCATGAATCGGAAAATGAAAGAGTAAAAACAGCTGAGAAACTCCTGGATATCTATTTCAATTCTGTTGGAAAGAATTCTGTGTTGTTACTGAATATCCCCCCGGATCAAAGAGGACTTATCCATGAAAATGATATTGCCTCTTTGAATGGATGGAGGTATGCTATTGACAATACTTTTAAGATAAACCGGGCAGAGAAATCGCAGATTCATATCAGCGGTTCACCGGGAAATATCAACGGGAGTTATTTGTTTGACAGAAACGATGCGTCTGACATTTTACTTCCAACTGAAAAAGAATGTACCATCGATTTTGACCTTGGCGAAAGCCAAACCTTTGATGTGCTAATGCTACAGGAGAATATCCGTATTGGTCAAAGAATCGAAAAATTCAGATTTGACGCAAAGGTTGAAGGCAAATGGAAGAACCTATGCAGAGGAACAACTGTTGGTTACAAAAGATTGTTGCGATTTGAAGCTGTTACAGCACAAGAAGTAAGATTAATCATTGAGCAAAGCAGGTTAGCCCCGGCCTTATCAGAATTTGGATTGTTTATTCAGCCACCCTCTGTCCAGGCTCAACCAGCCACAGCCACCTTCAAGGATTCAGTGAGAGTTACTCTTTCTTCCCCCTTAAAAGGAGTAAACATCTATTATACAATTGATGGCTCTAACCCTGATATAAACGACATCCCTTATGAACAACCTATACTTCTTCAGAAAACCACTAAGCTTAAATTTGTAGCCATATCCAGTGAAGGCATCCAGGGTTTTTGCACTAGTGCTGATTATGGAAAATCCAGTTATAACATCAGGCTCGAGAATGCCGCAGATCCGAGATATGATGGAGGTGGCCCAATGGGATTGACAGACGGGATAAGAGGATCGATGGATCATGCAGATGGAAGATGGACTGGATTTCCCGGGAAAAATCTTGAAGCAACCATTGATCTTGGAATCAATAAACCAATAGAAAAAATTGGGATTTCCTTCCTGGAAGAAACTGCTTCATGGATTTTCAAACCGCAACAAGTTGCAATTCTTGTATCGGATGATGGTGTAGCATTCAAAGAAATTTATTCTATTTCCAATGACCCACCAACAAAAGACCAATCCACTCGTTTTAGTGTATCAACAAGTTATCATGGAGAAGCCCGTTATATTAAGATTATCGCAACTCCGCAAAACCCTGTTCCAAACTGGCATCCGGGAGCCGGAACCAGTGCCTGGATATTCGCTGATGAGATTTCAATTGAATAG
- a CDS encoding radical SAM protein, translated as MSLLPEISSDWNSPLRECRICPRNCGVDRLSGVLGFCGADGGFNVSSICIHKGEEPPVSGTLGICNVFFSRCNLVCKYCQNWQISCHRGEVEEKTMSLSEVLEKIIAILDQGCKSVGFVSPSHYIPHVKVIIDALRNAGYNPVFIYNTNGYDHVSEIRDLEGYIDVYLPDFKYAENELAWKFSRVRNYKEVALAAIKEMYRQKGSSLRVDDTGQAENGLIIRHLILPGHIENSEKVLQLIAEEISFMVPLSLMAQYWPTPSVKGLPDLGRTLTSVEYEAVIEKMESLGFYKGWIQDLESNEHYRPDFNNRHPFE; from the coding sequence ATGTCATTGCTTCCGGAAATCTCATCTGATTGGAATTCCCCCCTGAGGGAATGTAGAATTTGCCCCAGGAACTGTGGTGTGGACAGGCTGAGTGGGGTTCTGGGCTTTTGCGGCGCAGACGGAGGATTTAATGTCAGTTCGATTTGTATTCATAAAGGAGAAGAACCTCCTGTAAGCGGAACCCTTGGAATTTGCAATGTCTTTTTCAGCCGTTGCAATCTGGTATGTAAATATTGTCAGAACTGGCAGATAAGCTGCCATAGGGGAGAGGTTGAAGAGAAGACAATGAGTCTCAGTGAAGTGCTTGAAAAGATTATTGCTATTCTGGATCAGGGCTGCAAATCAGTGGGATTCGTTTCGCCATCCCATTATATCCCACATGTGAAAGTGATCATTGATGCTTTGCGCAATGCCGGTTATAATCCTGTATTTATCTATAATACAAATGGATATGACCATGTTTCGGAAATTCGGGACCTCGAAGGTTATATAGATGTATACCTTCCGGATTTTAAATATGCGGAGAATGAGTTAGCATGGAAGTTTTCCAGGGTCAGGAATTATAAAGAGGTTGCGTTGGCAGCTATCAAAGAAATGTACCGGCAGAAAGGCTCGTCCCTGAGGGTTGATGATACGGGGCAGGCTGAAAATGGATTGATTATCCGCCACCTTATTCTCCCCGGGCATATTGAGAATAGTGAAAAAGTTCTCCAGCTCATTGCAGAAGAAATCTCTTTTATGGTGCCTCTGTCACTAATGGCACAGTACTGGCCAACACCTTCAGTTAAAGGTCTGCCTGACCTGGGCCGGACACTCACTTCCGTTGAATATGAGGCTGTTATAGAGAAAATGGAATCTTTAGGATTCTATAAAGGATGGATACAAGACCTGGAGAGCAATGAACATTACCGTCCGGATTTTAATAACAGGCATCCGTTTGAATAA
- a CDS encoding agmatine deiminase family protein: MRFQLNRTYLTYILIIICLNTLFVQNLQSQQLIMPAEFEKNEGILVRWPYQADMDSTIAELVKHISSEGKTWILFDASNVSCDTVCIKNFLENQGALYDSLFFLQIPSETGRIRDYGPITGYMYNSSVYERFFYDPGYSLYSQPLNDSVPQLLSDLTGIPVNDLFMNLEGGNIQFDGLKTGFGSLRLLGQNPTFNETTLCNQLKSYFRLNEFILLPIPENIGGADWHRTDMFMKVLDTETILISEYPDWVPDYEIIEGIADSLGLLMNGFGKPYNIIRIPAPTLEDGTYANEPTDEVRSYTNALIMNRKVIVPSYGTLSDSIAKAIYQEAMPGYEIVMVDSRSLSGSYGAIHTYTCQLPQSELLRFQHYRINGEQEFQPEMPISCYPQTNSMIDSLLVHYRVHPSQAFSTSRMFPACPGFIGTIPDLSPGDTVSYYLSMHTPGNQVTEPLPAPDAVYTFWFPQIQTEIRESFETNQTMKLYPNPNDGSFICELATNPITGKTFELIDVYGNKCLTINIQDKKTLIQVPSELKNGVYLGRILTSDAPLVNRIILQR; the protein is encoded by the coding sequence ATGAGATTTCAATTGAATAGAACGTATCTTACATATATTTTGATCATCATTTGTCTGAACACATTATTCGTTCAGAACCTGCAATCACAGCAACTGATAATGCCTGCTGAGTTTGAGAAGAATGAAGGCATCCTGGTCCGCTGGCCTTACCAGGCAGATATGGATTCTACTATCGCGGAATTGGTGAAACATATTTCATCGGAAGGAAAAACCTGGATATTATTCGATGCATCGAATGTGAGTTGTGATACCGTGTGCATTAAAAATTTTCTCGAAAACCAGGGTGCTTTATACGATAGCCTGTTTTTCCTGCAAATACCCTCTGAAACCGGGAGAATAAGGGATTATGGTCCTATCACAGGATATATGTATAATTCATCTGTGTATGAACGTTTCTTTTATGATCCCGGATATTCCCTATACTCTCAACCCTTAAATGATAGTGTACCCCAGTTATTATCAGATTTAACGGGTATTCCGGTTAATGATCTTTTCATGAATCTGGAAGGAGGAAATATTCAATTTGATGGCTTGAAAACAGGATTTGGATCCCTGCGACTTCTTGGACAGAATCCAACTTTCAATGAAACAACCTTGTGTAATCAATTAAAGAGTTATTTCCGGCTTAATGAGTTTATTTTGCTTCCAATCCCGGAAAATATTGGGGGAGCAGACTGGCATCGGACGGATATGTTTATGAAAGTGCTTGATACCGAAACCATACTTATCAGTGAATACCCGGATTGGGTTCCTGACTATGAGATCATTGAAGGTATCGCTGATAGCCTGGGATTATTAATGAATGGATTTGGAAAGCCTTACAATATCATCAGGATCCCCGCTCCAACTCTTGAAGATGGGACCTATGCCAATGAACCGACCGATGAGGTGAGATCCTATACCAATGCACTTATTATGAATAGGAAAGTCATTGTTCCCTCTTATGGCACTCTTTCTGACAGCATTGCAAAAGCCATTTACCAGGAAGCCATGCCAGGCTATGAAATCGTAATGGTTGATTCCAGGAGTCTTTCCGGGTCATATGGAGCCATTCATACATATACCTGCCAGCTTCCCCAATCGGAACTCCTTCGTTTTCAACACTACAGAATCAATGGAGAGCAGGAGTTTCAACCTGAGATGCCAATTTCATGTTACCCTCAAACCAATTCCATGATTGACAGCTTATTGGTACACTACAGGGTACATCCTTCTCAGGCTTTTTCCACTTCCCGTATGTTTCCTGCCTGCCCTGGATTTATCGGCACAATACCCGACTTATCCCCTGGCGATACCGTTTCCTATTATCTTTCAATGCACACGCCTGGCAATCAGGTTACAGAGCCTCTTCCGGCACCTGATGCAGTCTACACATTCTGGTTTCCGCAAATCCAGACAGAAATTCGCGAGAGTTTTGAAACAAATCAAACGATGAAATTGTATCCTAATCCCAATGATGGAAGTTTTATATGTGAATTGGCGACAAATCCTATCACAGGAAAAACTTTTGAACTCATTGATGTTTATGGAAATAAATGTCTGACAATCAACATTCAGGACAAAAAGACACTTATACAAGTGCCCTCTGAACTAAAAAATGGTGTATATTTAGGCAGGATTCTAACATCTGATGCACCATTAGTGAACAGGATTATCCTGCAACGATAG
- a CDS encoding ABC transporter permease, giving the protein MKNALNVILIVIKTELIKARNTVALWLTFLYPAGAVMMASLFLFSGRNQVTPDLTTFINNFNGLSAFFLPFYAVLMVSFFCQMEHRNGMLKHLFALPVPRWGYYYGKLFAAISLLLFAWLLLIVFTYFSLFILGIISPKLRITHAFEHGYLWMITFRSFLSAFAMLVIQYILAMKLRNVVASVSIGISLIILPVAVLFVLGITGLITNPNVLRWLPIYDPYAFPYGFVFNFSQGGAIRQEFFSTSLLVWMVISTVIAAVGYFELRRRDIK; this is encoded by the coding sequence ATGAAAAATGCACTTAATGTGATTCTCATTGTTATCAAAACAGAATTGATCAAAGCCAGGAATACTGTGGCATTATGGCTGACTTTTCTATATCCTGCAGGCGCAGTGATGATGGCTTCTTTATTTCTCTTTTCAGGCCGGAACCAGGTAACCCCTGACCTAACGACATTCATCAATAATTTCAATGGATTGAGTGCATTTTTCCTGCCTTTTTATGCAGTACTAATGGTAAGTTTCTTCTGCCAGATGGAACACAGGAATGGAATGCTCAAGCATCTTTTTGCCCTTCCGGTGCCGCGATGGGGTTATTATTACGGTAAATTATTTGCAGCCATCAGCCTTTTGCTTTTCGCATGGCTTCTACTCATTGTTTTTACATACTTTTCACTTTTCATCCTGGGAATTATCTCACCAAAACTGAGGATCACCCATGCTTTTGAGCACGGATACTTATGGATGATTACTTTCAGAAGTTTCCTGTCGGCTTTTGCCATGCTGGTAATTCAATACATCCTGGCTATGAAGCTCAGAAATGTGGTCGCCTCTGTTTCTATTGGAATTTCGTTGATCATTCTCCCTGTTGCCGTTTTATTTGTTTTGGGTATCACAGGACTGATAACGAATCCAAATGTGTTGCGGTGGCTGCCTATTTATGATCCTTATGCTTTTCCGTATGGGTTTGTCTTCAATTTCTCCCAGGGAGGAGCGATCAGGCAGGAGTTCTTTTCAACGAGCCTGCTGGTTTGGATGGTGATTTCTACTGTGATTGCGGCTGTTGGATATTTTGAGCTTCGGAGAAGGGATATTAAGTAG
- a CDS encoding ABC transporter ATP-binding protein: protein MTNEKNYIISTVGLQFAYQKQKVLNGIDLQVPEGSIFGFLGPNGAGKSTTIKVLLGLLQVPAGSVFMFNHELNSGKIGILRQIGAMVESPSLYEHLNAFKNLEITQRLRQLPEKRILEVLEIVGLTKEAHRKVRQYSTGMKQRLSLAIAMLGNPKLLILDEPINGLDPSGIIEIRNLLIHLNKEHACTIFLSSHILDEIEKICSDVAVIDKGKVLYQGEMGGLLLRYGGQEKVLIESDDNEAIIPLLKPGTYQLKDSCISISVESKQETSLIVKKIVESGIGVYSVEPDRSDLERSFLEILREGGQS from the coding sequence ATGACAAACGAGAAAAATTACATTATCAGTACCGTGGGGTTACAATTTGCTTATCAAAAGCAAAAGGTACTAAATGGCATTGATTTGCAAGTGCCCGAAGGCAGCATTTTTGGGTTTTTAGGGCCCAATGGTGCAGGGAAATCCACAACGATTAAAGTCCTCCTGGGATTATTACAAGTGCCGGCAGGTAGTGTGTTTATGTTTAATCATGAACTCAATTCGGGCAAAATAGGAATCCTGCGACAAATTGGAGCAATGGTGGAATCGCCATCTCTGTATGAACACCTGAATGCTTTTAAAAACCTGGAGATTACCCAACGATTACGCCAGCTTCCGGAAAAAAGAATACTTGAAGTCCTGGAGATTGTGGGGCTTACAAAAGAAGCTCATCGTAAGGTACGACAGTATTCAACAGGAATGAAACAAAGACTCAGCCTGGCAATTGCCATGCTTGGAAATCCAAAGCTTCTCATTCTTGATGAACCCATCAACGGCCTCGACCCATCAGGAATAATAGAAATCAGGAACCTGCTGATCCATCTCAATAAGGAGCATGCATGTACTATATTTCTTTCTTCTCATATCCTGGATGAAATCGAGAAAATCTGCTCGGATGTTGCAGTTATCGACAAGGGGAAAGTCCTGTACCAGGGTGAAATGGGAGGATTGCTTCTACGTTATGGCGGACAGGAAAAAGTACTTATTGAATCCGATGATAATGAGGCCATTATTCCATTATTAAAACCTGGTACCTATCAACTGAAAGATTCGTGTATCAGTATTTCGGTGGAATCGAAACAAGAGACCTCTTTAATTGTCAAAAAAATAGTTGAATCAGGTATTGGCGTGTATTCAGTTGAACCGGACCGTTCTGATCTTGAACGTTCATTCCTGGAGATTTTGCGGGAAGGAGGCCAGTCATGA